From one Timaviella obliquedivisa GSE-PSE-MK23-08B genomic stretch:
- a CDS encoding DoxX family protein, with amino-acid sequence MIVNRKEILRVILSVSLTIVGITHFIKPEQFARIVPPQLPSPLGLVYISGFFEILGGLSLLVPSVSVAAAWGIIALFIAVFPANINQAINSISIEGIPDYPWLYWLRLPFQAVLIAWAWWYTKPSFKSSTSREVTK; translated from the coding sequence ATGATTGTAAATAGAAAAGAAATTCTTCGAGTCATTCTTTCTGTCTCTTTAACCATAGTTGGCATCACTCACTTTATAAAGCCTGAACAATTCGCTAGGATCGTTCCACCACAGCTGCCTTCACCATTGGGGCTAGTTTATATTAGTGGTTTTTTTGAGATTTTAGGAGGACTGAGCTTACTAGTTCCTTCGGTCAGCGTAGCGGCTGCTTGGGGAATAATTGCCTTATTCATTGCTGTCTTTCCTGCCAACATTAATCAAGCCATAAATAGTATTTCTATTGAAGGAATTCCCGATTATCCCTGGCTTTATTGGTTAAGACTACCTTTTCAGGCAGTGCTAATTGCTTGGGCCTGGTGGTATACAAAGCCGTCCTTTAAGTCTTCCACTTCAAGAGAAGTCACTAAATAA
- a CDS encoding metallophosphoesterase: MKLRINRSFDFKLISDPAIADKVYKMEQRVQWRDPTIVERGIDQTSLVLGDGQAEDSQFSFLVVGDSGSGSHRGHHPQRKVAELMLPHHAECRFMLHTGDVIYLVGSSEYYRDNFIEPYREFLVGGDRCKTIAYDQMTFSLPILPVLGNHDYYDLPFFSGLISLLATPARFLLRSRLELDVGRQGSKQGDAYARAFLDYLKALSPEKLAHHLDQHYTASADHGRCLHYQPGQFTRLPNRYYTFRYGSIDFFALDSNTFNAPSPLPTTPEGKAYRQHLEERCELLNQEKLQILEKTATLNSSNPEESDQLDDLRVKLSQIDEVQVDIIKQLASNENVTVDWEQLDWLKQRLIDSWQTDNVRGRILYFHHPPYVTEATKWQQAQTLAVRYRLRYVLDEVAKEIGDLTQGRPLVNLVLTGHAHCLEHLKTLDTGHADSNINWIICGGSGYSLRRQRPEGTELRESVNEVGRDHQLLEEDIQDGDDRPVANSHLFIGRSGNGTQKRRPYSALRIDVKAGDPPKFVVHPLVAEWHQQQWLEHDVKPFVIE; encoded by the coding sequence ATGAAACTGAGGATTAATCGTTCCTTTGACTTTAAACTTATTTCTGATCCAGCGATCGCAGATAAAGTTTATAAAATGGAACAACGAGTGCAGTGGCGTGATCCAACCATTGTTGAACGGGGGATAGACCAAACTTCTCTAGTCCTGGGTGATGGTCAAGCAGAAGACTCTCAGTTTTCCTTTCTGGTAGTGGGTGATAGTGGTTCAGGGTCACATAGAGGTCACCATCCTCAACGTAAAGTTGCAGAGCTAATGCTGCCGCACCATGCAGAATGTCGGTTCATGCTTCACACGGGTGATGTGATCTACCTAGTGGGTTCTAGTGAATATTACAGGGATAATTTTATAGAGCCTTACCGAGAGTTTTTGGTAGGAGGCGATCGCTGTAAAACCATTGCATATGATCAGATGACTTTTTCTCTGCCAATTTTGCCAGTCTTGGGCAATCATGATTATTATGACTTGCCTTTTTTCTCTGGCTTGATTTCCCTCTTGGCAACGCCTGCTCGGTTTCTACTTCGTTCTCGTTTAGAGTTGGATGTAGGGCGGCAAGGTTCGAAGCAGGGCGATGCCTATGCCCGTGCTTTCCTAGACTATCTCAAAGCACTATCGCCCGAAAAGCTAGCTCATCACCTAGATCAGCATTATACTGCCTCTGCTGATCATGGGCGTTGTTTACACTATCAACCGGGTCAGTTCACTCGGTTACCTAATCGGTACTATACCTTTCGCTATGGCAGTATCGATTTTTTTGCACTTGACTCTAACACATTCAATGCACCTTCTCCTTTGCCAACGACTCCTGAAGGAAAAGCTTATCGGCAACACCTAGAGGAACGCTGTGAGTTACTAAACCAAGAGAAGCTTCAGATACTAGAAAAAACGGCAACTCTTAACTCCAGTAACCCCGAAGAATCAGACCAGTTGGATGATCTCCGGGTCAAGCTTTCGCAGATTGATGAAGTTCAAGTAGATATTATTAAACAATTGGCTTCTAACGAAAATGTAACGGTTGATTGGGAGCAGTTAGACTGGCTTAAGCAACGGTTGATTGATTCGTGGCAAACCGATAATGTACGTGGAAGAATTCTCTATTTTCACCATCCTCCTTATGTTACCGAAGCAACTAAGTGGCAGCAAGCGCAAACGTTAGCAGTACGTTATCGCTTACGGTATGTGCTTGATGAAGTTGCCAAGGAAATCGGTGATTTGACTCAGGGTCGTCCTTTAGTAAATCTTGTTTTAACAGGTCATGCCCATTGTTTGGAGCATTTGAAAACTTTGGACACAGGACACGCTGATTCAAATATTAATTGGATTATTTGTGGCGGTAGTGGCTATAGCTTACGTCGGCAAAGACCTGAAGGAACAGAGCTAAGAGAATCAGTCAATGAGGTAGGCAGAGATCATCAGTTGCTTGAGGAAGATATCCAAGATGGAGACGATCGCCCTGTTGCGAATTCTCACTTGTTTATTGGTCGCAGTGGCAATGGTACTCAAAAACGGCGACCCTATTCTGCTTTACGCATTGATGTTAAAGCAGGCGACCCGCCTAAATTTGTGGTTCATCCACTGGTCGCAGAGTGGCATCAGCAGCAGTGGTTGGAACATGATGTTAAGCCATTTGTAATTGAATAG
- a CDS encoding DUF2252 domain-containing protein translates to MAHSPSASQSRSDRQAAGKALRQAVPRSAHREWQVSSDRADPISLIEKSNQGRIPNLVPIRHWRMMQSTFTFFRGSAAILAADLATTPTTQIQVQACGDCHLLNFGGFATPERNLIFDLNDFDETLIAPWEWDVKRLVTSIVLAGRELRLSDHDCCEAALAAARAYRLAIDRYSHLQTIEVWYARLEADLLIENAPEEDTRSHWVKMANKAFTRTLGQAFHQLTEEVNGQRRFVDNPPLLYHLPNQDEYFDEIQVLFEQYRDTLQVDRQFLLDRYRLVDVALKVVGVGSVGTHCGVALLLDNNNDPLLLQYKEARPSVLEPYAGKSPYAHEGQRIVSGQRLMQAASDIFLGWTSSPERQDFYFRQLKDMKTSIKLKGMSAHRLEDYGKICGSTLARAHSRTGDPALIGGYLGKTDAFDQAVTDFAAAYAHQVEQDYRVLKEAIRSGRLETKEG, encoded by the coding sequence ATGGCTCATTCACCTTCGGCTTCTCAATCACGCAGCGATCGCCAAGCTGCCGGAAAAGCCTTGCGCCAAGCTGTACCGCGATCGGCTCACCGAGAATGGCAAGTTTCCAGCGATCGGGCTGACCCAATTAGTCTCATAGAAAAATCTAACCAAGGACGGATCCCCAATTTGGTTCCCATTCGGCATTGGCGGATGATGCAATCTACTTTTACTTTCTTTCGAGGCAGTGCTGCTATCTTGGCAGCAGATTTGGCAACGACTCCTACGACACAAATTCAGGTGCAAGCCTGTGGAGATTGCCACCTTCTTAACTTTGGTGGCTTTGCTACGCCTGAACGCAATCTCATTTTTGATCTCAATGATTTTGACGAAACGCTAATTGCTCCCTGGGAATGGGATGTGAAACGACTTGTCACCAGCATTGTTCTGGCGGGTCGTGAACTGCGTCTTTCTGATCACGACTGCTGTGAAGCCGCATTAGCAGCCGCGCGCGCCTACCGACTGGCGATCGATCGCTATAGTCACCTACAAACCATAGAAGTTTGGTATGCCCGACTAGAAGCAGATTTGTTGATTGAAAATGCTCCTGAGGAAGACACACGCAGCCATTGGGTAAAAATGGCAAACAAAGCATTTACCCGCACTTTAGGACAAGCATTTCATCAACTGACTGAGGAAGTAAACGGGCAACGTCGCTTTGTGGATAACCCCCCTCTGCTTTATCATCTGCCTAACCAAGATGAGTACTTTGATGAAATTCAAGTCCTATTTGAGCAATATCGGGATACGCTTCAGGTCGATCGCCAGTTTCTGCTCGATCGGTACCGCTTAGTCGATGTCGCGTTAAAAGTAGTGGGTGTTGGTAGCGTCGGCACCCACTGTGGCGTTGCTCTACTGTTAGACAATAACAACGACCCCTTACTCCTTCAATACAAAGAAGCCAGACCATCCGTCTTAGAACCCTACGCAGGGAAAAGTCCCTATGCCCATGAGGGACAGCGCATTGTCAGCGGTCAACGCTTAATGCAAGCGGCTAGTGACATTTTTTTAGGATGGACAAGTAGTCCTGAGCGGCAAGACTTCTATTTCCGTCAACTCAAAGACATGAAGACTTCCATTAAGCTCAAAGGCATGTCTGCCCACAGATTAGAAGATTATGGAAAAATTTGCGGCTCCACATTAGCCCGTGCACACTCTCGCACTGGTGATCCGGCTTTAATCGGCGGCTACCTCGGTAAAACTGACGCATTCGATCAAGCTGTGACTGATTTTGCCGCGGCTTATGCCCATCAAGTTGAGCAAGATTATCGAGTGCTAAAGGAAGCCATACGATCTGGGCGATTAGAGACAAAAGAAGGCTAG
- a CDS encoding helix-turn-helix domain-containing protein — MQTSHPSLRAKQPEIGKLIRHLRQEMELTQEKLAARLGVTFPTLNRWENGRATPSPLAMEKIEALLHQIGDRGQLLLSQCFSETE, encoded by the coding sequence ATGCAAACATCGCACCCCTCGCTGAGGGCAAAGCAACCTGAAATTGGCAAACTCATTCGTCACCTTCGCCAAGAAATGGAGTTGACTCAGGAAAAACTGGCAGCCAGGCTGGGAGTGACCTTCCCAACCCTCAATCGCTGGGAAAATGGGCGAGCAACTCCTTCTCCTTTGGCAATGGAGAAGATTGAAGCACTTTTGCACCAAATTGGCGATCGCGGTCAATTATTGCTAAGTCAGTGTTTTTCTGAAACAGAGTAA
- a CDS encoding PAS domain S-box protein produces MSDRVKAWALDFMSSRKSKVITQLLPYVITLLAVGSAILLTLILRPFLAPSPHQLFFLAVMVSAWAGGLRQGLLATVLSTLVVNYFFTQPYYSLDIINSASVIRLSTFVVVAAIISWLNQSRKNALRKAKDSLQALRQSEARFGSLAGSNIIGMAVFDLDGLVLEANNAFLELVGYTQEDLRSGQVRWRDITPPEYQQVSEQCVQDLRSTGVCAPFEQEYIYKDGSRVPVLIGSVIGEENTATGFVLDLSERKKAKAAQEEASRREQALYIEAQAARERLEDVLAGINDQFFVLDQEWRYTYVNDRVVEVVGMPRADLLGQCVWELFPDIIDTSLYVEAHRSVAEQTQVQLEFFYPSWQRWFESHIYPSGNGVAMLAIDITDRKRIEEERKQAEAILRESEARFRQMADAAPVLIWMSGTDKLCHYFNQPWLDFTGRTLDQEMGNGWAEGVHPDDVRYCLDTYVTAFDARQPFQMEYRFRRFDGVYRWILSASVPRYTSEEEFLGYIGSCIDIEDRKQMEEARRESEERFRTLADNISQLVWMTDASGWVYWYNQRWFDYTGTTLEEVQGWGWQKVHHPEYVDRVTKRLRHFFEIGEPWEDTFPLRGKDGIYRWFLSRALPIRDETGRIQSWFGTNTDVTDRQQAEEALRDSESRFRLMMESAKEYAIFTMDMEGHVINWNAGAKRLLGYCEAEIVGQNYQILFTPEDVAQGLEKQEMQNALQEGGADDARWHQRRDGSRFWANGLSMPLLDEAGQVQGFMKILRDMTKEKQASERLQLLYETASDLLTAEQPLVLMNSLLSKLSVQMGLQFYVQYFMEQDHPASMLQLVSFNGLSEVTVHPLRQLALGEGICGCVAQQQHQMLLNDVQQSTLPNAQTLRSIGVTAYASQPLIVQGRLLGTLAFGSFTRTEFTSEEASLLQAISDQVAVAIDRANLTASLRQQAEQLSHANRIKDEFLAVLSHELRTPLNPILGWSKLLRTRKYDEATVNRALETIQRNAQLQTQLIEDLLDVSRILQGKLSLKVSPISWNFIIPAALETVRLAAEAKAIQIQPTIEPNVGQVLGDAGRLQQVVWNLLSNAVKFTPQGGQVSIKLEQVENQAQVTVSDTGKGVTAEFLPYVFDYFRQADSATTRKFGGLGLGLAIVRQIVELHGGTVWVESPGEDQGATFVVRLPLLNAKPEKSQEENQSLSQTSEGSSLAGLRILVVDDEIDSRNFTAFVLEQEQAEVMTLSSAWEALQELEQYNPDVLLTDIGMPDMDGYMLIRQVRTRPPEQGGQVVAIALTAYAGDFDQQQALQAGFQYHLSKPIEPDELIKTIAALPRRASQG; encoded by the coding sequence GTGAGCGATCGAGTGAAAGCATGGGCACTAGACTTTATGAGTAGCCGTAAAAGCAAGGTTATTACTCAACTACTGCCCTATGTCATAACGCTGCTAGCTGTTGGCTCGGCAATACTACTTACCCTGATTCTAAGACCTTTCCTTGCCCCTAGTCCCCATCAACTGTTTTTTCTAGCAGTGATGGTCAGCGCTTGGGCGGGCGGCTTACGACAAGGCTTACTAGCAACCGTTCTATCTACTTTGGTAGTCAACTACTTCTTTACTCAGCCCTATTATTCGCTAGATATTATCAATTCAGCATCTGTGATTAGGCTCAGTACGTTTGTTGTAGTAGCGGCAATTATTAGTTGGCTCAATCAGTCGCGGAAAAACGCATTACGGAAAGCTAAAGATAGCCTTCAGGCGCTTCGCCAAAGTGAAGCAAGATTTGGGAGTTTAGCTGGCTCTAATATTATTGGGATGGCTGTTTTTGACTTAGATGGCTTGGTTCTAGAAGCCAATAATGCCTTTCTTGAGCTAGTAGGCTATACGCAGGAAGATCTGCGATCGGGGCAAGTGCGCTGGCGCGATATAACACCACCAGAATACCAGCAGGTGAGCGAACAGTGCGTGCAAGATCTCAGATCGACTGGAGTTTGTGCGCCTTTTGAGCAGGAGTACATTTATAAAGATGGTTCGCGCGTGCCTGTTCTCATTGGTTCTGTGATAGGAGAAGAAAATACAGCGACTGGTTTTGTATTGGATTTAAGTGAACGCAAAAAAGCTAAAGCTGCACAGGAGGAAGCATCTCGACGAGAGCAAGCTCTGTACATTGAAGCGCAAGCTGCGAGAGAACGCTTAGAAGATGTTTTAGCAGGTATTAATGATCAGTTTTTTGTACTAGATCAAGAATGGCGCTATACCTACGTTAACGATCGCGTTGTAGAAGTTGTCGGAATGCCCAGGGCAGACTTACTAGGCCAATGTGTTTGGGAATTATTCCCCGATATAATCGATACTTCGCTCTATGTAGAAGCCCATCGATCTGTCGCAGAGCAGACGCAGGTTCAGCTTGAATTTTTCTATCCGTCTTGGCAGCGCTGGTTTGAAAGCCACATTTATCCTTCTGGTAACGGCGTTGCTATGCTGGCTATTGATATCACCGATCGCAAGCGCATTGAAGAGGAGCGGAAACAAGCTGAAGCTATCCTACGTGAAAGTGAAGCCCGGTTTCGGCAAATGGCAGATGCTGCTCCAGTACTGATCTGGATGTCTGGAACCGATAAACTCTGTCACTACTTCAACCAGCCGTGGCTAGACTTTACCGGACGAACCCTAGATCAAGAAATGGGCAATGGGTGGGCAGAAGGCGTGCATCCCGACGATGTTCGATATTGCTTAGACACCTACGTCACTGCCTTTGATGCTCGGCAACCGTTTCAGATGGAGTATCGCTTTAGGCGCTTTGATGGCGTGTACCGTTGGATTCTTAGTGCATCTGTGCCGCGATATACTTCAGAGGAAGAATTTTTAGGCTATATCGGCTCTTGCATTGACATTGAAGATCGCAAACAAATGGAAGAAGCTCGGCGAGAAAGTGAAGAGCGATTCCGAACCCTGGCAGATAATATTTCTCAGCTAGTGTGGATGACCGATGCCAGCGGCTGGGTTTATTGGTATAACCAACGCTGGTTTGACTATACTGGAACCACTCTTGAGGAAGTGCAAGGCTGGGGTTGGCAAAAAGTACATCATCCAGAATATGTCGATCGCGTTACTAAGCGGCTCCGTCATTTCTTTGAAATCGGTGAACCCTGGGAAGATACATTTCCACTGCGAGGCAAAGATGGAATTTATCGCTGGTTTTTGTCTCGGGCGTTACCCATCCGAGATGAAACAGGGCGCATTCAAAGCTGGTTTGGCACAAACACCGATGTTACCGATCGCCAACAAGCAGAAGAAGCTTTGCGAGACAGTGAATCGCGGTTCCGGCTAATGATGGAGAGTGCTAAAGAGTACGCCATTTTTACAATGGATATGGAAGGTCATGTAATTAACTGGAACGCTGGAGCGAAGCGTCTTTTGGGCTATTGCGAAGCCGAAATCGTCGGACAAAACTATCAAATTCTTTTCACACCTGAAGACGTTGCCCAGGGTTTAGAAAAGCAAGAAATGCAGAATGCCTTACAGGAGGGCGGAGCCGATGATGCACGTTGGCACCAGCGCAGAGATGGGAGTCGCTTCTGGGCAAACGGATTATCAATGCCATTACTAGACGAAGCTGGGCAAGTTCAGGGATTTATGAAAATCTTGCGTGACATGACCAAGGAAAAGCAGGCCAGTGAAAGGCTACAACTGCTGTACGAAACTGCCAGCGATTTACTAACCGCCGAACAGCCCTTAGTACTGATGAACAGCCTGCTGAGCAAGCTCTCGGTGCAAATGGGGCTGCAATTTTATGTTCAATACTTTATGGAGCAAGATCATCCTGCTTCAATGCTGCAACTGGTTTCATTTAACGGGCTTTCTGAGGTGACAGTACACCCGCTAAGGCAGCTTGCTTTAGGAGAAGGAATTTGTGGATGTGTGGCTCAACAACAGCACCAAATGTTGTTGAACGATGTGCAGCAATCGACGCTGCCTAATGCTCAAACTCTTCGCTCTATAGGGGTGACTGCTTATGCCAGCCAGCCTCTCATTGTTCAAGGGCGACTTTTAGGAACTCTTGCATTCGGCAGCTTTACTCGAACAGAATTCACTTCAGAGGAAGCATCTCTGCTGCAAGCCATTTCCGATCAGGTTGCTGTTGCGATCGATCGCGCTAATTTAACCGCCTCGTTACGCCAACAAGCAGAGCAACTTTCCCATGCGAACCGGATCAAGGATGAGTTTTTGGCAGTCTTATCCCACGAGTTGCGCACTCCATTAAACCCTATCTTGGGCTGGTCAAAACTCCTGCGAACTCGAAAGTATGATGAGGCTACAGTGAATCGTGCATTAGAAACAATCCAGCGCAATGCGCAACTTCAAACCCAGTTAATTGAAGATCTGCTAGACGTTTCCCGAATTCTACAAGGCAAACTGAGCTTGAAGGTTAGTCCCATCAGCTGGAACTTCATTATTCCAGCGGCACTGGAAACGGTGCGGTTAGCGGCAGAAGCCAAAGCGATTCAAATCCAACCTACGATCGAGCCTAATGTTGGGCAAGTTCTGGGAGATGCGGGTCGATTACAGCAAGTCGTTTGGAATCTTTTATCTAATGCAGTTAAGTTCACACCGCAGGGAGGCCAGGTCAGCATTAAGTTAGAACAAGTAGAGAACCAGGCGCAAGTGACCGTTAGCGATACTGGTAAAGGTGTTACTGCTGAGTTTTTGCCTTATGTCTTTGATTACTTTCGTCAAGCCGACAGCGCTACCACTCGCAAGTTTGGTGGCTTGGGGCTGGGGTTGGCGATCGTGCGGCAAATTGTTGAATTGCATGGTGGCACAGTTTGGGTAGAGAGTCCGGGTGAAGATCAAGGGGCAACATTTGTTGTGAGGCTGCCACTGCTTAATGCAAAGCCAGAAAAGAGCCAGGAAGAAAATCAATCTTTAAGCCAGACCTCTGAGGGTTCGTCTTTAGCAGGATTGCGAATCTTAGTTGTGGATGATGAGATAGACTCGCGCAACTTTACGGCTTTTGTTTTAGAGCAAGAGCAAGCTGAAGTGATGACCTTATCTTCTGCCTGGGAAGCGCTGCAAGAACTTGAGCAGTATAATCCGGATGTACTATTGACCGACATTGGAATGCCCGACATGGATGGTTACATGCTAATTCGGCAGGTTAGAACTCGCCCACCCGAACAAGGCGGACAGGTCGTGGCGATCGCCCTCACAGCCTATGCCGGAGATTTTGACCAACAGCAAGCCTTACAGGCGGGGTTCCAATATCATTTGTCCAAGCCAATCGAACCGGATGAACTAATTAAGACGATCGCCGCCCTTCCCAGGAGAGCCAGCCAGGGTTGA
- a CDS encoding 7-carboxy-7-deazaguanine synthase QueE, with product MDRRHLSTGGSTKTIQKYCYILRFAAIAPNPDTNSDTSHADTIMTATTTLLVEEIFETIQGEGAFTGSPVSFVRLYGCPVGCAFCDQGWAASADTTRQNPYQWMAIADIIKQVSSYAPQRIVISGGEPLLQKNCALLIHELQTAGFTVHIETAGIAPISTPDLADCWITFSPKDKVARSPQYKSLEFYWKRADEIKLVIEDGTELEFYQNSLAASQAPVYLQPEWNNLSVTSAIAVSLLQDLERQRSHNGRIYKLSLQTHKFLNLP from the coding sequence GTGGATAGACGGCATCTGTCTACGGGTGGCTCTACCAAAACTATCCAAAAGTATTGTTATATACTGAGATTTGCGGCGATCGCCCCAAACCCAGATACAAACTCAGATACATCCCATGCAGATACGATAATGACGGCAACAACAACCTTGCTAGTCGAGGAAATTTTTGAAACGATACAAGGTGAAGGCGCATTCACAGGATCTCCGGTATCGTTCGTTCGCTTATATGGTTGTCCGGTCGGTTGCGCTTTCTGCGATCAGGGCTGGGCGGCATCTGCTGATACAACTCGGCAAAATCCCTATCAATGGATGGCGATCGCCGACATTATTAAGCAAGTTTCTAGCTATGCCCCTCAGCGGATTGTGATTTCGGGTGGAGAGCCGCTGCTGCAAAAAAACTGTGCCCTCTTAATCCACGAGCTTCAAACCGCTGGGTTCACTGTTCACATCGAAACCGCAGGAATTGCCCCTATTTCTACGCCAGATTTAGCAGACTGCTGGATTACCTTTTCGCCTAAAGATAAAGTTGCCCGATCGCCTCAGTACAAATCCCTTGAGTTCTACTGGAAGCGAGCCGATGAAATTAAGCTAGTCATTGAAGATGGCACCGAACTTGAGTTTTATCAAAACTCTTTAGCCGCTAGCCAAGCCCCGGTCTATCTACAGCCAGAGTGGAACAATCTTTCGGTGACCAGCGCGATCGCAGTTTCACTGCTGCAAGATTTAGAGAGACAGCGATCGCATAATGGGCGAATCTATAAATTGAGTTTGCAAACCCATAAGTTTCTAAATCTGCCCTAG
- the queC gene encoding 7-cyano-7-deazaguanine synthase QueC, with protein MPTQCIILLSGGQDSTTVALQAKADYEEVHALTIHYGQRHEIEVESALAVGKALSVTSHEVIKLGNVLKSTSPLVSSNSVDVFERSEDVPEGVANTFIPSRNALFLTLASNRAIALGINTIYTGVCECDYSGYPDCRRVFIDSLEDALSLGNFGGKGKFKILTPLMFLTKAESVKLAQSFLGIEEFKRMFELTHTCYQGIKGGCGHCAACLLRDKGFVEAKVDDPIWKFREAQND; from the coding sequence ATCCCCACTCAATGCATTATTCTTCTAAGCGGTGGACAAGATTCTACAACCGTTGCCCTCCAGGCTAAAGCTGATTATGAGGAAGTTCATGCCCTGACGATTCACTACGGACAGCGGCATGAAATTGAGGTTGAAAGCGCTCTTGCAGTAGGGAAAGCATTGAGCGTTACATCCCATGAAGTAATTAAATTAGGCAATGTCTTAAAGAGCACTTCGCCTTTAGTTTCGAGCAATTCTGTGGATGTCTTTGAAAGATCGGAAGACGTTCCAGAGGGTGTTGCTAATACGTTTATTCCTTCTCGAAATGCTCTATTCTTAACTCTTGCATCTAATCGAGCGATCGCGTTAGGAATTAACACAATTTATACCGGAGTTTGTGAATGCGATTACTCAGGTTATCCTGATTGCCGTAGGGTATTTATTGATTCTTTAGAAGATGCCTTAAGTTTAGGCAATTTTGGGGGAAAAGGTAAATTCAAAATTCTCACGCCTCTTATGTTTTTGACGAAAGCAGAAAGCGTCAAGCTGGCTCAAAGCTTTTTAGGCATTGAGGAATTCAAGAGAATGTTTGAGCTTACTCATACCTGCTATCAAGGTATTAAGGGAGGATGCGGACACTGTGCTGCCTGCCTGCTTCGAGACAAAGGATTTGTGGAAGCTAAAGTTGATGACCCAATTTGGAAATTTAGAGAGGCTCAAAATGATTGA
- the queF gene encoding preQ(1) synthase, with product MIESYGSSAIANAAIEPLEIWESPSLIPYLIHLEHPEFASLCPRSGYPDSGTIVIDYIPHRFTVELKAIKLYINSFRNEKISHEGVINAIADKFFKDVQPRSLRVIGDFMRRGGVKTVITVQRGDRYDFASYQANIL from the coding sequence ATGATTGAATCTTATGGCTCAAGCGCAATCGCTAATGCAGCGATCGAACCTTTGGAAATATGGGAAAGTCCATCCCTAATTCCTTATCTCATTCACTTAGAACATCCTGAGTTTGCGTCACTTTGTCCTCGGTCTGGCTATCCTGACTCTGGAACAATTGTGATTGATTATATCCCCCATAGATTTACCGTTGAATTAAAGGCGATAAAACTATATATCAACTCGTTCCGCAATGAAAAAATCTCTCATGAGGGTGTTATAAATGCGATCGCCGATAAATTCTTTAAAGATGTACAGCCCCGGTCGCTGCGAGTAATTGGCGATTTTATGCGTCGTGGTGGCGTGAAGACTGTAATTACGGTTCAAAGAGGCGATCGCTACGATTTTGCAAGTTATCAGGCAAACATCTTGTAA
- a CDS encoding DNA starvation/stationary phase protection protein, whose translation MQRINIGLTEEQRKGVIDLLNRDVSDAYLLLVKTKKYHWDVVGPQFITLHKLWETHYEVLTANIDAMAERVRTLGGYPIGTMEGFLKLASIKEHSGDVPTATNMVKNLLEDHESVVRNMREHITKASEDYSDEGTADFLTGLMEQHEEIAWMLRSFLEGEAVEPSGDRPTMSQKEAVGV comes from the coding sequence ATGCAACGCATTAACATTGGCTTGACAGAAGAGCAACGTAAAGGAGTTATTGATCTGCTTAATCGCGATGTATCAGATGCTTACTTGCTTTTGGTAAAAACTAAGAAATATCACTGGGATGTTGTTGGTCCTCAGTTCATTACTCTCCATAAGCTCTGGGAAACACACTATGAAGTCTTAACCGCAAACATTGATGCCATGGCCGAGCGCGTCCGGACCCTGGGCGGCTATCCTATTGGAACTATGGAAGGCTTTTTGAAACTTGCATCTATCAAGGAGCATTCAGGAGATGTTCCCACTGCTACTAACATGGTTAAGAACTTGTTGGAAGACCATGAATCAGTGGTTCGTAATATGCGTGAGCACATTACAAAAGCTAGTGAGGATTATTCAGATGAAGGGACTGCTGATTTCTTAACTGGGCTAATGGAGCAGCACGAAGAGATTGCTTGGATGCTTAGATCCTTCTTAGAAGGTGAGGCAGTTGAGCCCAGTGGCGATCGCCCCACGATGTCCCAAAAAGAGGCAGTTGGAGTCTAG